The Ipomoea triloba cultivar NCNSP0323 chromosome 13, ASM357664v1 genomic interval TATTTAATAAATGATGGTTTCGTTGACATATATCCTATATGCGTGGTgtaaaacctattttcactacTAATGTATACTATTGTATCTTTACAAGTGAGAATGGGGTTTTACTTAGCGTTCTTTGCTAATTATTCTAAAATGTTTTCCAGCTACGGAGTAGGGCCATCTCGTGAGATCGCTAGTGCAATTAGCCCGACCATCTTTTATGTTTAGCTTTGTTTCTGCTATTTTAGACTGATGGCCTGTGTGCCTTAGCTTGAGACTCCCTAGCTGTAATAATTGAATACTTAATTGATTATCTTGAGGATGTATGGATGTTATGGATTGTCTTAGCATCTAGGTCATGTCTGGGCTTAGATGTGGCATAACACTCCGTTTATGTTAGTTTCGCTTCTGCTATCTTCTCTACCATGattgaaaaaatcactaggcGTTCCCCGaacttgtgtattttttttatttttatgttttatttttttaaaaaaaattgtttaaaatttttaaattcttgaaggctttatgatattttaatagttaatactaaaatattaaatgttaaCCTAAAAACATCCCAAttgaatttgaacaatttagggttatttcattcaaaacgatgtcattttaaGTGAAATAGTCAATTTAACAAAAAGAGAATAATAGCTAACCAatcgactaggcggcctagtcggtgcctaagaGGCCTAAGCGGTCGGTGCATAGGCGCCCTAGGCAACGCTTAAGCAACCTAGTCGGCCGACCACCTAGACCACCGGTTATGGTGATATGCTAGGCGGGCCACCCAGGCATCCAGCGCCTAGCACATAGGCACTGATTAGGCGggattttataaatatataaattttgtattataatactacactttaatattatgaaaagttgaattaaaaataattctaatCAAGTATCCTTATTCAAATTAGATTTATAAAATGAGACgaagaaaataataactatttacGGCCtattatatatcaaaatattattattaaacgcgtaattaatattctattttttttttggtgcgtaCGAGGGGCGAAAGCCCCGATGAGTTAATAGATCCTCCTAGCAGCGACTGACTTGGCATCGCGGTCCATACACAATCAATCAATTATAGACCAAAACAATAGCTTTACTTTTGCTTTTCtctttttggtttattttctcaaaagtaaAGTTGCAGTTTCCTACTTTCCTTCATCCTAAAGTCTAGTCTGCAATAATGGAAAGAAAGTAAGGAAAAAAtgcttttatttaaatatggaTTATGATTAAAGGGATTAATATTGGATCATTTAacatttttatatgtaattactTTTCTATAAGAGGAATATCCAAGACTTATGAGATAcagaaaaatatatacaattctcAAGTTACTCTACCAAGAATTTCTGTTTTAAGTTGTATAATTGAGAATTTTATCTAATATACATTTTCCGGtgtactaaaaaatattatgtattttaaagtttcaactaGATTACAAATTTATTACTTTGTATATTTTATAGTAACACTACAAGgagtaaaatattaaatacaaaaatgaaattagtatAAGTTAATTTCACtactatttttgttttattttacattgttatatttactatttatcaATCAAATCAATATATAACTTCAACTTTTTGTGTGTAATAATTCTTTTATGGGGTGCTTGTTTGATTAGTTGCTTCCAACTCAGATGCAATAATTcatgaaggactaaaattgtattttttcaacaaaaaaaaaaaaaaaaaaaaaaaaaaaaaaaNNNNNNNNNNNNNNNNNNNNNNNNNNNNNNNNNNNNNNNNNNNNNNNNNNNNNNNNNNNNNNNNNNNNNNNNNNNNNNNNNNNNNNNNNNNNNNNNNNNNNNNNNNNNNNNNNNNNNNNNNNNNNNNNNNNNNNNNNNNNNNNNNNNNNNNNNNNNNNNNNNNNNNNNNNNNNNNNNNNNNNNNNNNNNNNNNNNNNNNNNNNNNNNNNNNNNNNNNNNNNNNNNNNNNNNNNNNNNNNNNNNNNNNNNNNNNNNNNNNNNNNNNNNNNNNNNNNNNNNNNNNNNNNNNNNNNNNNNNNNNNNNNNNNNNNNNNNNNNNNNNNNNNNNNNNNNNNNNNNNNNNNNNNNNNNNNNNNNNNNNNNNNNNNNNNNNNNNNNNNNNNNNNNNNNNNNNNNNNNNNNNNNNNNNNNNNNNNNNNNNNNNNNNNNNNNNNNNNNNNNNNNNNNNNNNNNNNNNNNNNNNNNNNNNNNNNNNNNNNNNNNNNNNNNNNNNNNNNNNNNNNNNNNNNNNNNNNNNNNNNNNNNNNNNNNNNNNNNNNNNNNNNNNNNNNNNNNNNNNNNNNNNNNNNNNNNNNNNNNNNNNNNNNNNNNNNNNNNNNNNNNNNNNNNNNNNNNNNNNNNNNNNNNNNNNNNNNNNNNNNNNNNNNNNNNNNNNNNNNNNNNNNNNNNNNNNNNNNNNNNNNNNNNNNNNNNNNNNNNNNNNNNNNNNNNNNNNNNNNNNNNNNNNNNNNNNNNNNNNNNNNNNNNNNNNNNNNNNNNNNNNNNNNNNNNNNNNNNNNNNNNNNNNNNNNNNNNNNNNNNNNNNNNNNNNNNNNNNNNNNNNNNNNNNNNNNNNNNNNNNNNNNNNNNNNNNNNNNNNNNNNNNNNNNNNNNNNNNNNNNNNNNNNNNNNNNNNNNNNNNNNNNNNNNNNNNNNNNNNNNNNNNNNNNNNNNNNNNNNNNNNNNNNNNNNNNNNNNNNNNNNNNNNNNNNNNNNNNNNNNNNNNNNNNNNNNNNNNNNNNNNNNNNNNNNNNNNNNNNNNNNNNNNNNNNNNNNNNNNNNNNNNNNNNNNNNNNNNNNNNNNNNNNNNNNNNNNNNNNNNNNNNNNNcaaattgttttttttaaaaaaaaaaaaaaaaaaaaaaaaaaaaaaaaaaaacttgtctTTATCCTATACTCTGCTCTGCAAAAATTCCTCTCTCATTTCTTTTCATCTCCACAATTTCAACTTTCTCCCCTCTCTGCAAAATCCATCTTAATTACCTCTTCCATCACTGCCTATGGCGGCTTTTGGTGCTGTGACCATTTTAATGGACACACTCCATCGAAACTTCCTCCAATCTACACCTCTTTTCCCTCTTCGCAACAAAACAAAGGTCTCTTCTCTTTACAGCAATCTCTCTTCTTTGCAAACCTCTCTTGAAGAAGATTTCTGTATCAGGGTGGGGGAGTACGATGAGGCAATGAAAGGGTTAGAGGCACAACTGAGAGATGTGTCGGTTGAACTAAGGTTCCAAATAGAACACCAATTGAGATTGTTTTACCTGGGGAAATCCATGAAGCTTAGGCTTCACTCTGCTCAAAAGCTTCTTCCCATTTTGAAAGAAGCAATTAAAGGCGGCATAGAAACTATGGATTTCAATTCTGTGATGGAGATCCTGGGGAAGCACTTCACTCTGCCGGTATCAGGCATGCCGCCTCATATATACAAAAGGGTCAAATCTTTTTGCAGGCAGCATCAATTCTTTCTCTATGGAAAACAAGAGAGTAAGGATGATGAGCAAGccagtgatgatgatgatgaagaagagagCAAGAATGGAGAACAgattgatgatgaagaagagagCAAGAATGGACAACAGATTGATGATGAACAAGAGAGCAAGAATGGGGAACAGATTGATGATGAACAAGAGAGCAGGAATGGAGAACAGATTGATGATGAACAAGAGAGCAAGAATGGACAACAGATTGATGACGAGGAATGCCGGCTCCTGGTGAACATCGTAATACGGTACTTCATAGGGTCCGTATGGCGCGTGTCGtctcaaataaagaaaaaggtgAAATCTTGTTTCAGGCGGGAAAGGAAAATCGATGAGGTAGAGATAAGGAGGTATATGTTGTTGTATGAAGCAGAAAGTGTAATCAGACAAGAAGTGAGAGCCTCTTATCTCAATAAATACATGAAACAACGGATACAGGCTACACAAAGGATTCGTCAACTCTTCATCCAAGGAATTAGCCTCACATCTTCCATCAACAAACAGATGTTGAAGGTTAAGAATGCATACCACCAatccaacaacaacaatcctGCTTCTCTAAGAGGGCTGGAACTCGATACCATTACGGTTGGTGATTCAAAGTCTACAATCAAAATGGTGGGCTGCGATGATGTGTTCAACACCATAATGGACAACTTGAGGCAGCATTCCTCAAAACGAGAAATTGTCTCGACTGTGGGAATGGGTGGTATCGGTAAAACCACCTTAGCTAGAAAGATTTATGAAGATGCTTCAATCATTTCTTACTTCGATTGTCGAGCTTGGGTTACTATCTCACAGGATTATAATCGAACACAAGTGTTCCAATGCCTGCTTCGTTCTCTTGACCCTGCAGAGGCCAGCCACAACAATACAGGTTTGGCTGAGAAAGTATACAAGTCTATAAAAGATCAAAGGTATTTGATTGTAGTAGATGATATTTGGAGTACAAATGTCTGGGATGATTTAATGAGGTGTTTTCCGGATGACAATATTGGAAGTCGAATATTGTTGACCACTCGACACAAAAATGTGGCTGAGTATGCTGATTCAGGTAATCATTTTTGCCATACCTTACCTTTTTTGGATTCAAATGAAAGTTGGGATCTTTTTCAGAGTAAGGTGTGTAAAAGATCAATAACTCTACTGTCTcctgaatttgaaaaaattggtagagAGATAGTAGACAAGTGCAAAGGATTACCTCTTGCAATTACTGTGGCCGCTGGATTCCTCTCAAACTCCAACCAAACCTTTATTCATGAATGGGAGCATATTGCAAAATGTGTCCTTGCTTTGAGTTTAGATCATTCTAATCAGCAGGGTGAGAAGATCATTGAATTGAGTTACACCTTCTTGCCTCATCATCTTAAACTTTGTTTTTTGTCATTTGGGTGTTTTCCAGAAGACTGTAAGATTTATGAAAGTAAGATTGTTAATTTTTGGATTTCAGAGGGATTTCTAAAAGTTTTGAGGTCTAAGAGCTTGGAAGATGTAGCAAGAAAAAATTTACAAGTTCTTGTGGATAGAAATCTTGTTCTAAGTTATGGAGATGGAGATGATATAGAATTCTATCAAATGCATGATGTCTTGCGTGAATTGGCTTTGAGAGAAGCCCAAAAAGAAAATCTTTTATGTTTCAAGAAGGGTTATGTTATAAGTTTGAGATGGAAGAGAAATGAATCAATAAAGTCTTCCCATATATCTCAACCATGGAGTATCCAATCAAGAATTTGCAGTTACAACAGTATAACTCCTACTACCAACACTTCTTCACTGATTGATAATTTGTACTGGACTTCAAGACAGGTGGGGGTGCATGCACATTTTAAGTTTTTAAGGGCATTGGAAGTAGTCAGTGAGATGATAAATgtccataatatttttttggagaTTGTGGGTCTAGTGCATCTGAGATTGTTAAGTATTCGTTGTGGGTTGAATATTCGTTGTCTGCCTTTGTTCATGTTGCGTAATCTACAGAAACTAGAAGTTATTTGTGATTATTTATCATGTGAACCCCTTGATATTTGGGGATTACCTCAATTGAAGAATATCACAATTTGGGGCATTACACTACTTCCTCCAAGATCGGTTCATTATAATTTGGAGAGCATTTATAGTTTG includes:
- the LOC116002146 gene encoding uncharacterized protein LOC116002146 → MAAFGAVTILMDTLHRNFLQSTPLFPLRNKTKVSSLYSNLSSLQTSLEEDFCIRVGEYDEAMKGLEAQLRDVSVELRFQIEHQLRLFYLGKSMKLRLHSAQKLLPILKEAIKGGIETMDFNSVMEILGKHFTLPVSGMPPHIYKRVKSFCRQHQFFLYGKQESKDDEQASDDDDEEESKNGEQIDDEEESKNGQQIDDEQESKNGEQIDDEQESRNGEQIDDEQESKNGQQIDDEECRLLVNIVIRYFIGSVWRVSSQIKKKVKSCFRRERKIDEVEIRRYMLLYEAESVIRQEVRASYLNKYMKQRIQATQRIRQLFIQGISLTSSINKQMLKVKNAYHQSNNNNPASLRGLELDTITVGDSKSTIKMVGCDDVFNTIMDNLRQHSSKREIVSTVGMGGIGKTTLARKIYEDASIISYFDCRAWVTISQDYNRTQVFQCLLRSLDPAEASHNNTGLAEKVYKSIKDQRYLIVVDDIWSTNVWDDLMRCFPDDNIGSRILLTTRHKNVAEYADSER